The Spirosoma foliorum genome has a window encoding:
- a CDS encoding M14 family metallopeptidase, with translation MRYSTYSVFAMLLISLSSALAQTIPSPKEHFGFDIGDDYHLATYTQTEAYVKKVAVASDRTKLMDIGLTEEGRHQFMLIVSSPANLKNLAHFKEISQKMARAEGLTEDQARAMATEGKAVVWIDGGLHATETVGTHQLIETIYQLTSRKDPETMRILDNTIILLTHANPDGQEIVTNWYMREPKPEKRSLDNVPRLYEKYAGHDNNRDFFIMNLKETQNIGRQLFIEWFPQIMYNHHQAGPAGSVLAGPPYRDPFNYVFDPLMVTGIDALGAAMINRMNAENKPGYTRLGGSVFSTWYNGGLRTTTHFHNMIGLLTEIIGNPTPEEVPLVPSRLIPNGNTPFPVTPQKWHFKQSIDYSVSLNYAVLDYAARYRDELLMNIYRMGKNSIDRGSKDYWGLSPKKIDAINHAFQADPKKPTSNSANAALAQYGFIPRGGGMPVKYYDTIMKAPVLRDPRGFIIPANQPDFATAVKFVNALIRTGIQIQQATADFTVAGKKYPAGSYVVKSDQAFRPHLLDMFEPQDHPNDFQYPGGPPVRPYDAAGWTLAYTMNVQFDRILDGFDGPFKKLPYGELQSPEGHVTGAAGGGYLLSAKANNSFIAVNDLLASGIDVFRLPNGVGGKSTVESGAFFVPASAKAKSLLDKSAKDLGIEVTGIAKKPTTSMAKVSPMRIALWDTYGGSMPSGWVRFLMEQYHFPMKVIYPADIDAGDLKKKFDVIIFVTRAIPPATGADNDIFRGFDREPKEESTPAEYRPWLGKITATKSIPQIKAFLEAGGSVVTIGTSTNLAYHLKLPVKNALTEMTAAGTERPLPNEKYYIPGSVLRVNLDSTQHATWGMPSLTDVYFDASPVFKIAPEAIAKGTVVPLAWFETNKPLRSGWAWGQSYLQDGIAAFMAPIGAGKFYAFGPEITFRAQAQGTFKLLFNQLYGSGKSGSQGSDIVSE, from the coding sequence ATGCGTTATTCTACTTACTCAGTCTTTGCGATGCTGCTAATCAGTCTTAGCTCAGCATTGGCTCAGACAATTCCTTCGCCTAAGGAACATTTCGGTTTCGACATCGGCGACGATTATCACCTCGCAACCTATACCCAAACCGAAGCCTACGTTAAGAAAGTAGCTGTGGCCTCGGATCGAACAAAGTTGATGGACATTGGTCTGACCGAAGAAGGTCGGCACCAGTTCATGCTCATCGTTTCGTCGCCAGCCAACCTAAAAAACCTGGCGCATTTTAAAGAGATTTCGCAGAAGATGGCCCGCGCCGAAGGACTGACTGAAGATCAGGCCCGCGCGATGGCTACTGAAGGTAAAGCTGTCGTCTGGATTGACGGAGGCCTGCATGCCACCGAAACCGTTGGTACGCATCAGCTCATCGAAACCATTTACCAGTTGACGAGCCGGAAAGATCCAGAAACGATGCGGATTCTGGATAATACCATTATCCTGCTGACCCACGCTAACCCCGACGGCCAGGAGATTGTCACGAACTGGTACATGCGTGAGCCAAAACCCGAAAAACGGTCGCTGGACAACGTTCCTCGTTTGTATGAGAAATATGCCGGTCACGACAACAACCGCGATTTCTTCATCATGAACCTGAAAGAAACCCAAAACATTGGTCGTCAATTGTTTATCGAGTGGTTTCCTCAGATCATGTATAACCACCACCAGGCTGGTCCGGCAGGTTCGGTACTGGCTGGCCCCCCTTACCGCGATCCATTCAACTACGTGTTCGATCCGCTGATGGTAACGGGTATCGACGCATTGGGCGCGGCCATGATTAACCGGATGAATGCCGAAAACAAACCGGGTTATACACGCCTGGGCGGTTCGGTTTTCTCGACCTGGTACAATGGCGGTCTGCGTACAACCACGCACTTCCACAACATGATCGGCCTGTTGACCGAAATCATCGGCAACCCAACACCCGAAGAAGTTCCGCTGGTGCCTAGCCGCCTGATTCCGAACGGCAATACGCCGTTTCCTGTAACTCCTCAGAAATGGCATTTTAAACAGTCTATTGACTATTCGGTGTCATTGAACTATGCCGTACTTGATTACGCGGCTCGCTATCGGGATGAATTGTTAATGAACATCTACCGCATGGGCAAAAACTCCATCGACCGGGGTAGCAAGGATTATTGGGGACTGTCGCCGAAGAAAATCGACGCGATCAACCACGCCTTCCAGGCCGACCCTAAGAAGCCAACATCGAACTCAGCCAACGCGGCTTTGGCACAATACGGATTTATTCCACGCGGGGGTGGCATGCCTGTTAAATATTACGACACCATCATGAAGGCTCCCGTTCTGCGCGATCCTCGTGGATTTATCATTCCGGCCAATCAACCTGATTTCGCAACGGCCGTCAAGTTCGTTAATGCGTTGATTCGCACGGGCATTCAGATTCAACAAGCCACTGCCGACTTTACGGTAGCGGGCAAAAAATACCCCGCGGGTTCGTACGTCGTGAAATCGGATCAGGCGTTCCGTCCGCACTTACTCGATATGTTTGAGCCACAAGACCACCCAAATGATTTCCAGTATCCGGGCGGTCCTCCAGTTCGTCCATACGATGCCGCTGGCTGGACGTTGGCCTATACCATGAACGTTCAATTTGACCGGATTCTGGATGGCTTCGATGGCCCCTTCAAGAAACTGCCTTATGGCGAACTCCAATCGCCCGAAGGTCACGTAACGGGGGCTGCTGGTGGTGGTTATCTATTGAGTGCCAAAGCCAACAATTCGTTCATTGCCGTTAATGACCTGTTGGCTTCGGGAATCGATGTGTTCCGGTTACCTAATGGAGTAGGCGGCAAATCGACCGTAGAATCAGGGGCGTTCTTCGTTCCCGCTTCGGCTAAGGCCAAATCCCTTCTGGACAAATCAGCTAAAGATTTGGGAATCGAAGTGACGGGTATTGCTAAAAAACCAACGACCTCGATGGCCAAAGTATCGCCCATGCGCATTGCGCTGTGGGATACCTATGGTGGCTCGATGCCGTCGGGTTGGGTTCGTTTCCTGATGGAACAATATCACTTCCCAATGAAAGTGATTTATCCTGCCGACATTGATGCGGGTGACCTGAAGAAGAAGTTCGACGTAATTATCTTCGTAACGCGCGCTATTCCCCCAGCAACGGGTGCCGATAACGACATTTTCCGTGGTTTTGATCGGGAGCCCAAAGAAGAAAGTACGCCCGCAGAATACCGTCCGTGGTTAGGTAAAATCACCGCAACCAAGTCGATTCCGCAAATCAAAGCGTTCCTGGAAGCAGGTGGCTCAGTTGTTACGATTGGCACCAGCACCAACCTGGCGTACCACCTGAAACTACCCGTCAAAAACGCCCTGACCGAAATGACGGCTGCGGGTACTGAGCGCCCACTGCCGAACGAGAAATACTACATTCCAGGTAGCGTGTTGCGCGTGAATCTTGACTCAACTCAGCACGCCACCTGGGGTATGCCTAGCCTGACCGATGTTTATTTTGATGCCAGCCCCGTGTTTAAAATCGCGCCTGAAGCCATTGCAAAAGGCACGGTTGTTCCACTCGCCTGGTTTGAAACCAACAAACCACTACGTAGCGGCTGGGCCTGGGGACAATCGTATTTGCAGGATGGCATAGCAGCCTTTATGGCTCCCATTGGTGCAGGTAAATTCTATGCTTTTGGGCCCGAAATTACCTTCCGGGCACAGGCGCAGGGTACCTTTAAACTGCTTTTCAACCAGCTTTACGGCTCGGGCAAAAGTGGCTCGCAAGGCAGCGATATTGTTAGCGAATAA
- a CDS encoding SDR family oxidoreductase has protein sequence MKKTIFITGASTGIGKATAKLFAAKGWNVIATLRKPEAESELNLLDNITLMPLDVTDREQIKETTQKALSLGDIDVVFNNAGYALMGALEATTDEQLVQQMETNFLGVVRVTQAFIPYFREKKAGLFITTGSSAGLMGFPISSMYDASKWALEGWSESLSFELAEFGVGIKTIEPGLVATEIGAKSVIASHPAYESLLAKFLAVITPDKAASTAEQIAEVVYEAATDGKHTLRYVCGEDAKTLYAQRLAVGDEAFREGIKQLLAEA, from the coding sequence ATGAAAAAGACCATTTTTATTACCGGCGCTTCGACCGGAATTGGGAAAGCAACAGCAAAACTATTTGCCGCCAAAGGCTGGAACGTGATTGCTACTCTGCGTAAGCCAGAGGCCGAAAGTGAACTGAATCTACTAGACAATATAACCCTAATGCCGCTGGATGTGACAGACAGGGAGCAGATTAAAGAGACTACCCAGAAAGCTCTGTCATTGGGCGATATAGATGTTGTGTTTAACAATGCAGGTTACGCGTTGATGGGTGCTCTGGAAGCTACTACCGACGAGCAACTGGTTCAGCAAATGGAAACCAATTTTCTGGGCGTTGTTCGGGTTACGCAGGCATTTATTCCATACTTCCGGGAGAAGAAAGCCGGGCTTTTTATCACCACGGGTTCGTCGGCGGGTTTGATGGGTTTCCCGATTAGCTCGATGTACGATGCCAGTAAATGGGCGCTGGAAGGCTGGAGCGAAAGTCTCTCGTTTGAATTAGCCGAATTCGGGGTTGGTATCAAAACCATCGAACCCGGTTTGGTGGCTACCGAAATTGGGGCTAAGTCTGTGATTGCTTCACATCCGGCTTATGAATCATTACTGGCGAAATTTCTGGCAGTTATCACGCCCGATAAAGCGGCTTCTACGGCCGAGCAGATTGCCGAAGTGGTGTATGAGGCCGCTACGGATGGCAAGCATACATTGCGCTATGTGTGTGGCGAAGACGCTAAAACCCTGTACGCCCAGCGCCTTGCCGTAGGCGATGAGGCTTTCCGGGAAGGTATTAAGCAACTGTTGGCAGAAGCCTGA
- a CDS encoding helix-turn-helix domain-containing protein — protein MKGEQRNKPRVYQSITEMQRAFGLPQPLHPLISMLDYSKVRITNEMLAAPFAMDFYNITYNESAGCRMKYGQTTYDFDEGGMFFTSPGQPLTGFQTPNDSVGFTLLVHPDFLRHYQLDTKIKNYGFFSYSVTESLHVSDKEKSIITNIAKNISDELETAIDDLSQDVLISHLELLFNYSQRFYKRQFITRKSINNALLEKFDLLLHTYFNDETALLKGLPTVQYLADELQVSPRYLGDMLRALTGHNTQQHIHNKLIEKAKEVLAISDLTVGEIAYMLGFEHPQSFSKLFKSKTNSSPLEFRASFN, from the coding sequence ATGAAAGGAGAACAGCGCAACAAACCACGTGTCTACCAGTCTATTACAGAAATGCAACGGGCTTTTGGCTTGCCACAACCCTTACATCCGCTGATTAGTATGCTGGACTATAGCAAAGTGAGAATCACCAATGAAATGCTGGCAGCCCCCTTTGCGATGGATTTCTACAACATTACCTACAACGAATCGGCGGGTTGTCGAATGAAATATGGCCAGACGACCTACGATTTCGATGAGGGCGGTATGTTTTTTACGTCGCCAGGGCAGCCGTTAACAGGCTTTCAAACGCCTAATGATAGCGTAGGTTTTACCTTGCTGGTACATCCCGATTTCCTTCGGCATTATCAACTGGATACCAAAATCAAAAACTATGGATTTTTCTCGTATTCGGTGACTGAATCGTTACACGTATCGGACAAGGAAAAATCGATTATTACCAATATTGCTAAAAATATAAGCGACGAACTGGAAACGGCTATCGATGATCTAAGTCAGGATGTGTTGATATCGCATCTGGAGCTGCTGTTTAACTATAGTCAGCGCTTTTATAAACGCCAGTTTATTACCCGAAAGTCGATCAATAATGCCTTGCTGGAGAAATTTGATTTGTTGCTGCATACCTATTTTAACGACGAAACAGCCTTGCTAAAAGGCCTGCCAACGGTTCAATATCTTGCCGACGAATTACAGGTTTCGCCAAGGTATTTAGGTGATATGCTGCGGGCGCTAACCGGGCACAACACGCAGCAACATATTCACAATAAACTCATTGAAAAAGCGAAGGAAGTATTGGCCATCAGCGATCTGACTGTGGGCGAAATCGCCTATATGCTGGGATTCGAGCATCCCCAATCGTTCAGCAAATTGTTTAAATCGAAAACGAATAGCTCTCCGCTTGAATTTAGAGCGAGCTTTAATTGA
- a CDS encoding sugar isomerase domain-containing protein, with the protein MSLTSQYIQKTRAILETAEQQAEAILQAAQWFSQTILAGRMVHLFGSGHSRIMVEEMWPRYGSFPGFNPIVELSLSFHNLVVGANGQRQAMFLENVPGLAQRILRNYDLSEQDSALVISSSGCNVVPIEMAELFQERGVKVVALITKQHADNSISKRADGKKLSDFADLVLDTGAAMGDAMVTVPGLDTPVSPGSTVGGAILVNCIKAEVANLLTQAGHPPKVLSAANVVGSERAISLFESAYDEHAHRLAKLYERVGIPSYVSEQTDSNSFEPDL; encoded by the coding sequence ATGTCTCTTACTTCCCAATACATTCAAAAAACCAGAGCGATTCTGGAAACAGCAGAACAGCAAGCCGAAGCCATTCTTCAGGCGGCACAGTGGTTTAGTCAGACAATTCTCGCCGGACGGATGGTGCATCTGTTTGGCAGTGGTCACAGTCGTATTATGGTTGAAGAAATGTGGCCGCGTTATGGTTCTTTTCCCGGATTCAACCCGATTGTCGAGTTGTCGCTCTCGTTTCATAATCTGGTGGTAGGAGCCAATGGACAGCGACAGGCTATGTTTCTGGAAAATGTGCCCGGCCTGGCCCAGCGTATTCTGCGGAATTATGATCTGTCAGAACAGGATTCGGCGCTGGTTATTTCGTCGAGCGGCTGCAATGTTGTTCCCATCGAAATGGCGGAGTTGTTTCAGGAGCGAGGGGTAAAGGTTGTTGCTCTGATTACCAAACAGCATGCTGATAACAGTATCAGCAAACGGGCCGATGGTAAAAAATTGAGCGACTTCGCTGATTTAGTGCTGGATACAGGCGCGGCAATGGGTGACGCAATGGTAACCGTTCCAGGTTTGGATACCCCGGTCTCACCCGGATCAACGGTGGGCGGAGCCATTCTGGTAAATTGTATTAAAGCTGAAGTTGCCAACCTGTTGACTCAGGCTGGCCATCCTCCCAAAGTGCTATCGGCCGCAAACGTAGTAGGTTCCGAACGGGCCATATCCTTATTCGAAAGTGCCTATGATGAGCACGCCCACCGGCTGGCAAAACTCTACGAACGAGTTGGCATTCCATCGTATGTTAGTGAACAAACAGATTCCAATTCATTCGAACCGGATCTGTGA
- a CDS encoding ROK family protein, which translates to MPATTILHQAIGIDLGGTRIKGVLLDTRTGEVLEKRITPTNDGETNSWKTVIAQTVQELKASTSEPILGVGLAAPGLPNTDNSAIACMPGRLPGLEGFAWGDFLNERVWVLNDAHAAVLAEARFGAARNISNAAMLTLGTGVGGGLLVNGQLYQGFFQMAGHMGHMTVDADSDQLDVTNAPGSLEDAIGNVTVSRRSYGRYKSTHELLDGYAQGEPIATLVWLTSVRRLAAALASIANSFSPEVIVLGGGITQANDALFAPLQTFMDLFEWRPSGKKTTICKAHYEDWAGAIGAAASFQ; encoded by the coding sequence ATGCCAGCGACTACTATATTGCATCAGGCCATCGGTATTGATTTAGGTGGTACCCGAATCAAAGGTGTCCTCCTCGACACAAGAACAGGGGAGGTTTTAGAGAAGCGAATCACGCCTACCAACGACGGGGAAACCAACAGTTGGAAAACAGTTATTGCCCAAACCGTACAGGAGTTGAAGGCCAGCACAAGCGAGCCCATTTTGGGCGTCGGTTTAGCGGCTCCAGGATTGCCTAATACAGATAATTCGGCCATTGCCTGTATGCCGGGTCGTTTGCCAGGGCTGGAAGGATTCGCGTGGGGAGATTTCCTGAACGAACGAGTCTGGGTGCTGAACGATGCGCATGCCGCCGTCCTGGCCGAAGCGCGCTTTGGTGCCGCCCGAAACATTTCCAATGCAGCCATGCTTACGCTGGGCACGGGGGTTGGCGGTGGTTTGTTGGTCAATGGTCAACTCTACCAGGGATTTTTTCAGATGGCGGGCCACATGGGCCATATGACTGTTGATGCCGACAGCGACCAGCTCGACGTAACCAACGCGCCCGGCAGTTTAGAGGATGCGATTGGAAATGTAACCGTTAGTCGACGGTCGTATGGCCGATACAAGAGTACGCATGAATTGCTCGACGGCTATGCACAGGGAGAACCCATAGCCACATTGGTCTGGCTGACTTCCGTACGTCGATTGGCTGCAGCCCTTGCGTCCATCGCTAATTCGTTTTCGCCCGAAGTAATTGTATTAGGGGGCGGCATCACGCAGGCCAACGACGCGTTGTTCGCTCCTTTACAAACCTTCATGGACTTGTTCGAATGGCGACCCAGTGGCAAGAAAACCACCATCTGTAAAGCACATTATGAAGACTGGGCGGGTGCCATTGGCGCTGCGGCTAGTTTTCAATGA
- a CDS encoding outer membrane protein assembly factor BamB family protein — MKRFLLPLLFLSATLFIAATLTNKFDPPGSGNDWPEYLGGPDRNHYSTLTQIDTTNVSKLKLAWEYHTLDSGQIQCNPIIKNGVLFGMTATTQPFALNAATGEHIWTRKDTTTVRAMARSGSTSRGVTYWEKGDDKRILFTNGPWLYAIEAATGKPVNSFGDQGRTSLKAGLGPTAKDKSVISNTPGTVYGDLIIMPMRLSEGADAALGHIQAFNIQTGKLAWVFHTIPQPGEFGYETWPKDTYKNTDVGAANNWSGMAVDRQRGILYVPTGSAAFDFYGGNRLGANLFANCLLALDAKTGKRLWHFQLVHHDILDRDAPAPPNLVTVTHNGKKVDAVAQVSKQGYVFLFDRVTGKPLFPIKETPMPASDVEGEKAWPTQPIPTKPAPYARNILTEVDINPLAENRAELQETLRKSRYQGAFTPLSKGGTIIYPGLDGGAEYGGAAVDPDGIMYVNSNEMAWLISLNKKMSKDQLAQLSPGQRVYTTTCAQCHGAERKGNPASGFPSLVDIGKRRDRAFVNNIVSNGKGMMPAFPSLSAKQKESLLAFLFGDERKEQSHDTEPGLSKAEQAKTKVPYQISGYSKFLDKNGYPAVSPPWGTLNAINLNTGEYVWKTVLGNYPELKTKEPTGSESYGGPVITAGGVLFIAGTKDGLFKAYSRKTGKLLWQTKLPAAAFATPSTYEVNGKQYVVLACGGTKLGAAKGDSYVAFALP, encoded by the coding sequence ATGAAACGTTTTTTGCTTCCCTTACTCTTTCTATCGGCTACCTTATTCATAGCCGCTACCTTGACAAATAAATTCGATCCACCTGGCTCTGGTAATGACTGGCCGGAATATCTGGGCGGTCCCGATCGTAATCACTACTCCACCCTTACCCAAATTGATACCACCAATGTGAGTAAGTTGAAGCTGGCCTGGGAATACCACACGCTGGATTCGGGGCAAATCCAGTGCAACCCGATCATCAAAAACGGGGTACTGTTCGGCATGACGGCCACGACTCAACCCTTCGCCCTGAATGCCGCTACGGGTGAGCACATCTGGACTCGGAAGGATACCACAACGGTACGGGCAATGGCTCGTTCGGGTAGTACCAGCCGGGGAGTTACGTACTGGGAAAAGGGTGACGACAAACGTATTCTGTTCACCAACGGGCCCTGGCTGTATGCCATCGAAGCGGCTACCGGCAAACCTGTCAACTCGTTTGGCGATCAGGGTCGCACTAGCCTGAAAGCCGGATTAGGCCCAACCGCAAAAGACAAATCAGTTATCTCCAACACACCTGGTACGGTCTATGGCGACCTGATCATCATGCCGATGCGCCTTTCGGAAGGGGCCGACGCGGCTTTGGGTCATATTCAGGCGTTTAATATCCAGACCGGCAAACTGGCGTGGGTGTTCCATACGATTCCACAACCGGGCGAGTTTGGCTATGAAACCTGGCCTAAGGATACCTATAAAAATACGGATGTAGGTGCCGCCAACAACTGGTCGGGTATGGCTGTTGATCGCCAACGGGGTATTTTATACGTACCGACTGGCTCGGCGGCCTTTGATTTTTACGGTGGGAATCGGCTGGGAGCGAATCTGTTTGCCAACTGTCTGCTAGCCCTCGACGCTAAAACCGGCAAACGGCTCTGGCATTTCCAACTCGTTCACCACGACATTCTGGATCGGGATGCTCCGGCTCCACCCAATCTGGTAACAGTTACCCACAACGGCAAGAAGGTCGACGCAGTGGCGCAGGTAAGTAAACAGGGCTATGTGTTTTTGTTCGACCGGGTAACGGGCAAACCGCTGTTCCCAATCAAGGAAACACCTATGCCTGCTTCAGATGTCGAAGGTGAGAAAGCCTGGCCAACGCAACCCATTCCGACCAAACCCGCGCCTTACGCCCGAAATATATTGACCGAAGTAGATATCAATCCGCTGGCCGAAAATCGGGCAGAGTTACAGGAAACGCTCCGAAAAAGCCGCTACCAGGGTGCATTTACGCCACTCAGCAAAGGAGGAACCATTATTTATCCCGGTCTCGACGGAGGGGCCGAATATGGCGGAGCGGCTGTAGATCCAGACGGCATTATGTATGTCAACAGCAATGAGATGGCCTGGTTGATTTCGCTGAACAAAAAAATGTCTAAAGACCAATTGGCTCAACTCAGCCCTGGCCAACGGGTCTACACCACTACGTGTGCGCAGTGCCACGGTGCCGAGCGAAAAGGGAATCCGGCCAGTGGTTTTCCTTCATTAGTCGACATTGGGAAACGCCGGGATCGGGCATTTGTCAACAACATCGTCTCGAACGGAAAAGGCATGATGCCGGCCTTCCCTAGTCTCTCGGCCAAACAAAAGGAATCGTTGCTGGCGTTTCTTTTCGGAGATGAGCGCAAGGAACAAAGCCATGACACCGAACCTGGCTTGAGTAAAGCTGAGCAAGCCAAAACAAAAGTACCGTATCAGATTTCGGGCTACAGCAAGTTTCTGGATAAAAACGGTTATCCGGCGGTTAGTCCTCCCTGGGGAACCCTAAACGCAATCAATTTGAACACGGGCGAATACGTTTGGAAAACGGTTCTGGGGAATTATCCAGAACTGAAGACTAAAGAACCAACTGGCTCAGAAAGCTACGGCGGACCGGTCATCACGGCTGGTGGAGTGCTGTTTATTGCCGGTACCAAAGACGGTTTATTCAAAGCTTATTCGCGAAAGACAGGTAAGCTACTTTGGCAGACAAAACTTCCAGCCGCAGCATTTGCGACACCCAGTACCTACGAGGTGAATGGCAAACAATACGTTGTTCTGGCTTGCGGAGGCACCAAATTAGGCGCGGCAAAAGGAGATAGTTACGTAGCGTTTGCCCTACCCTAG
- a CDS encoding helix-turn-helix domain-containing protein: protein MNSINSISEFHRLVSLPEPLHPMVSVVRVADMRFTDNEIWKQFSMNFYCVSLKRDIVGKVKYGQQYYDYDKGLMTFIAPKQVQALNAPHGEILRSESGTGSALLFHPDFLYRHPLATTIKTYGFFSYAVNEALHLSEKEERNIVDLFEKIAAEYQHIDRHTQDIILSQIDLLLNYSNRFYERQFITRKVVNHDVLTRMEALLNDHFDQQKSLENGLPSVEEIAEKLNMTPHYLSDMLRSLTGQSAQQHIQEKLVEKAKEYLTITNLSVAEIAYQLGFEYPQSFNKLFKKKTNSSPLEFRQTFN, encoded by the coding sequence ATGAATAGCATCAATTCCATATCCGAGTTTCATCGGCTGGTATCCTTACCCGAACCTCTACATCCGATGGTAAGCGTAGTCCGCGTGGCGGATATGCGGTTTACGGATAACGAGATCTGGAAACAGTTTTCAATGAATTTCTATTGCGTGTCTTTAAAAAGAGACATTGTAGGAAAAGTAAAATACGGCCAGCAGTACTACGATTACGACAAAGGCCTGATGACCTTTATTGCGCCTAAACAAGTTCAGGCACTCAATGCTCCTCATGGAGAAATCTTACGATCAGAGTCCGGCACGGGAAGCGCGCTGTTATTCCATCCCGATTTTCTGTACAGGCACCCACTCGCGACAACGATCAAAACGTATGGGTTCTTTTCGTATGCGGTGAATGAAGCGTTACATCTTTCAGAGAAAGAAGAAAGGAACATCGTTGACCTATTTGAAAAGATCGCGGCCGAATATCAGCATATCGACCGGCATACCCAGGATATAATTCTTTCCCAAATTGATCTGCTCCTGAATTACAGCAATCGTTTTTACGAACGTCAATTCATTACTCGTAAAGTAGTCAACCATGATGTACTCACCAGAATGGAAGCGCTACTAAATGATCATTTTGATCAGCAAAAAAGTCTGGAGAATGGGCTTCCCAGTGTTGAAGAAATAGCCGAAAAGCTAAACATGACACCTCACTATTTAAGCGACATGTTGCGTTCTCTAACCGGTCAAAGCGCCCAGCAACACATTCAGGAAAAACTGGTTGAGAAGGCAAAAGAATATCTGACCATAACCAATCTGTCTGTCGCCGAAATTGCCTATCAATTGGGGTTTGAATACCCACAATCCTTCAACAAACTGTTTAAAAAGAAAACGAATAGCTCTCCATTGGAGTTTCGGCAAACGTTCAATTAG
- a CDS encoding SDR family oxidoreductase, producing MQKTIFITGASTGLGKATAKLFQRKGWNVIATMRHPDKETELSQLENVILLPLDVTNLEQIQSTVAKAISLHPIDVVFNNAGYGLLGALEALDDEQILKQINTNLLGVIRVTHAFIPHFREKKSGLFISTTSMGGLLGFPLHSIYHATKFGVEGWSESMSFELGVHNIGIKTVAPGGIATDFLYRSLDRNSNPAYKVLEDKLFALTDSMMQAAATAEQIAEVVYEAATDGKDQIRYVAGADANAMYARRLEIGSEESRKEIRTQILG from the coding sequence ATGCAAAAAACAATTTTTATAACAGGCGCATCGACAGGCTTGGGAAAAGCGACGGCTAAATTATTTCAGAGAAAGGGGTGGAACGTTATTGCCACGATGCGACACCCGGATAAAGAAACAGAACTGAGTCAATTGGAAAACGTAATCCTGTTGCCACTGGATGTGACTAACCTGGAGCAAATTCAATCCACTGTTGCAAAGGCCATTTCGTTACATCCAATCGATGTCGTTTTTAACAATGCTGGTTACGGTTTACTGGGTGCTCTGGAAGCCCTTGACGATGAGCAGATTTTAAAACAGATCAATACGAATCTTTTAGGCGTAATACGGGTAACGCATGCGTTTATCCCTCATTTCCGAGAAAAGAAAAGTGGTCTGTTTATCAGCACAACGTCTATGGGCGGCCTGTTGGGATTTCCGTTACATTCCATTTATCACGCAACTAAATTTGGCGTAGAAGGCTGGTCAGAAAGTATGTCCTTTGAATTGGGGGTGCACAATATTGGGATAAAAACCGTTGCTCCGGGTGGTATCGCCACTGATTTCCTCTATCGGTCTCTTGATCGAAATTCCAACCCTGCTTATAAAGTGTTAGAGGATAAGTTATTCGCGCTTACGGATAGTATGATGCAGGCGGCCGCCACGGCAGAACAGATTGCCGAAGTTGTTTATGAAGCAGCCACCGACGGTAAAGACCAGATACGATACGTTGCCGGTGCTGATGCCAACGCAATGTATGCCAGACGGTTAGAAATTGGCAGCGAAGAATCCAGAAAAGAAATCAGAACGCAGATTCTGGGATAA